The following nucleotide sequence is from Zingiber officinale cultivar Zhangliang chromosome 10A, Zo_v1.1, whole genome shotgun sequence.
tagagagagagggagagagatgtTGAGATTACATGCATCCAAatcatataaataatttttatatttaatcttttgAATATGACTCGTTTGGAAGTAAGAATTAAAACCTATGGTTGATAGGAGGAGTAAAGTGGGAAGATCATCCAAATTAGTATGCCCTTTGGTCATTCTCAAAATATGGTGCGTGATTTGGAAATTTTCCAAATTTATGTGCGCCCTTTGGTATGATATTCTCATTCTCAGTTAAATGCATGATTGAATAATGTTTAACATTTTGCCTTGCAatttttgttttcatatttttagCTTCTTGTCTGAACCGGGATGATAAGATGATCTAAAATCTACTTCCAATATTTCCTTTCTATGTTCAGTGTCTATGAACTTGGACAAAACAATTAGTTTTATGATATAAATGCTCATATTCCATTTGTATCTCTTTGTACGACTGATTGATTCCTTATTGTCTTAATTTCAGGCCTCTTGCTTAAAATTTTTCATTATCTTTAGTCTTTTGCAAGAAGATATAAATATTCTGTAAATAGCAATTAAAGAGATTCATGTTAATTTACAAGACAAAGAATAGTTCCTCAAACATATACAAGTTAGTACATGAGACTCACTCTAAAGGAACATATCCAACCAACAACAAGCACCATCTTTTGTCTTTGCAAGAGATGACATATTCATATTCATTGCAACCttcttttttttatacttttcttGCTAGAGATGTGAGAATCGATAATTTGTAACACTAATTATTgagaaatataaatatatatcaaTTTGTTATGGTAGCAACAATTAAGTCATGCTTACCTAAGAAAAATCATTTGAACATGTCATCAAAGGCCTCACAAGCTCCTTGTACCCTTTATAGACTTGAGATCAATTTTCCTCATGTAAGGAGTCCCATCCATGCTAACCTTTACAAATAATCAGACAGCATCCGCCTCCGCCTCCCTCTCCACTTTCAGCGTTGGTATTTTATTAAACAATTGCccgtaaaaaaataaataaataaaaccatCCTTAAATACACAAAGTTCACATATTtgattcaaaataaaaaacttccCCACTAGGGACAAACCGATACTCTTGTGACCCGAGTCGCCCTCTGGCGAAGAATTGACAAAGTCGGTCTCATCCTCTGAAAACTCTAATTTTTTGCCCCTCGTGATTGGCTTCTTTGACGCATTGGAGCCCAGCAAACCAAGCCACAACTAGGTGTCCTTGACGTAGCTCTCCACGACTTTGATGTTGTTCACTTTCTTCCAAATCTCGATTAAAAATACTACGGATTCTCAGAGCCCACCATGCATCAATCCAAAACTCTAGCGTTGATCTTAAATTGCCATCGACTTATGGTGTCTCTTTGTGGTGTTAGGCAGAGGGCAAAGAAATTATATTTTCTTTAGTGGAATAAAAAAtactttgagtttttatgcttgtTCGATTAACAGTAAAAATGAATAAGGGTATATGGAAAAAGATAGATCAATTTGAAAATAACTACACGTTTGGGATATTACGCCAGCCGTTCAGTAAAATGTCCCCCACCTAAAAACACCTTTGGCCAACTATTAGAACATTCGCAACACTAATTCGTTATAACATTCATCACCTTATCAAAAAAATATGAGATTCACtgtcacatactcattataacaacatatctctttcactcaaatcccttttaacattaacactcattatttatgggtCCCACCATTCACTTATTCATCATTTTTATTAGTttcttaaataatattaaaaaatttataatttaaaaaaaatattaaaaaattaagagaGTGGGAGTTCAAACTTTTGAACATCCTCTCTCCTCTTTTTTTGTAAGTGAATATTATAATATTCATTTATAATGAAAAaagatattaaataaatattataatatcCATTTAACACCAACCAACTGAGATGCTCTTACTGACATAAGGAAACTAAAACGTGGCTAGGTGATAATAGAGTGCAAATCCAATTTGGCCTGAAACTTCTGGTAATGGCGTTGGAATCAGCGAAGAGGTCACTGGAAGAGGCGGCAGTGGAGACCCTTCCCACGCCTGCCCTCGACGCTCTACCTTCCAAGTTCTACGATGCCTTCCTCCTCCGTGGCCTCCGCATCGATCTCGTGGAGCCCGGTCGCCTCCTCTGTTCGTTGATCATTCCAGCTCGCCTCCTAGTCAGTCTTGTTCCCTTCTTTTGCGCATCAGCCTTTTCCGATCTGGACTCCATCCTTCTTCTGTGTCATTGCAGAACACAGGAAATTTTCTGCACGGCGGCGCTACCGCGTCACTGGTCGATCTTATCGGCTCTGCAGCTTTCTACACCGCTGGGGCAAAGACAAGGGGAACTCCTCTGGAAATTGGCGTCTCCTATTTGGATGCTGCCTTTGCCAACGTAGGTTCCTCGacatttaacttaatttttttttgttaaatattCTACGAATTATCTTATCGAATGGTGGTGTGACTCTCCTTCGTGGTTTGTTTGTTCTTTCTCGGAGGGATCCTTTCATTACGAGAACGATCTAAAAGTATGGGATTATGTGCAATAAagctaaattttaattttagattactTAAGGTGGTATCCTAAAGGAATACTTTCTATTTGTTTTGACAAGAACCTGAAAAGTGATCAAGTCAAAGCTCCTTTTGCTGACCGTTTAATTAAAGATTTAGTTTTTCTTTACTCTTCTTCAATAAGTTATTTTCTTGTAGACAAGACACCCTTCTTGGATGCCTATAAATTATCACCCTCTAAATAAAGTGAAGTCAGTGATCCTTTCCACCTCCATTATCCTTATGTGTCACATTTCTTAAAGGAATCAAATTTggagaatatttaaatttaaatttctgaTTTATGATTGGTGGCAAGAATTTATATTGTTTGATAATTAACTTATTATGGATTGCTATTTTTTCAATCTGGGTAGATAATTAATTGGacaattgtattttttttatttgcataTTTGTTTTTTAGTTTTTGTCAGAGTTCTATAAAAGTTGTAGGCTCCATATAATCttcatatttcaattaataagaATTTTTCACTTTTTAATTCTCCACATGAGGTTTGGTTGTTGTGCATGTTACACCAATTCATATTAGTGCTGAACTTTTATTTTGGTCTTCAGTCTTTGTTATAGGTTGATGAACTTTTTCTTATTATCTCGGAATTCTAAACTTCCTCTTACACACCAAATCCCTGAAGGAATTACCTTGCTCTGCGT
It contains:
- the LOC122028130 gene encoding acyl-coenzyme A thioesterase 13-like, whose translation is MALESAKRSLEEAAVETLPTPALDALPSKFYDAFLLRGLRIDLVEPGRLLCSLIIPARLLNTGNFLHGGATASLVDLIGSAAFYTAGAKTRGTPLEIGVSYLDAAFANDEIVIEAKVLRAGRTVGVVTVELRQKKTGKIIANARYTKYFAPLSNL